In Helianthus annuus cultivar XRQ/B chromosome 9, HanXRQr2.0-SUNRISE, whole genome shotgun sequence, the following are encoded in one genomic region:
- the LOC110875169 gene encoding protein mushroom body miniature-like, producing MADSDEINSPPLENHDDNDRVNITKGELRSLINTAVSKAVEEQLKEYSETHSRASSVPRSKAVPKTHSEPHNKPPSKNEGPKKDDDRHSSNEHSAPSKKPVFDNEPHAVRLRSLKKSEESKRKREDDNSRGSEKKRKGNTDSKKFGSGRNSQQTEEKPKCTNCQRLHFGKCRLESNSNSGAPACGICKSKEHKSIECKKIKNATCYNCNEKGHIKTNCPKYAKKPEEVKKTNARVFRLDATEAILDDNVITRFLGSIKFFVKRKLTLIGNCDT from the exons ATGGCTGACTCTGACGAGATAAACAGTCCTCCTTTGGAAAACCACGATGATAATGATAGGGTTAATATAACCAAAGGAGAGCTTCGTTCACTGATTAACacagctgtatctaaagctgtagaaGAACAACTTAAGGAGTATAGTGAGACGCATAGTCGAGCCTCATCTGTACCCCGCTCTAAAGctgtccctaaaactcattcAGAGCCTCATAACAAGCCGCCCTCTAAAAATGAAGGACCaaagaaggatgacgatcgtcATTCATCAAATGAACACAGTGCCCCATCCAAGAAGCCAGTGTTCGATAATGAAccac ATGCGGTCAGGTTGAGATCGCTAAAGAAATCTGAAGaaagtaagaggaagcgtgaggatgataactcacgaGGGTCAGAGAAGAAGCGCAAGGGAAACACTGATTCTAAGAAGTTTGGGTCTGGAAGGAACAGTCAGCAAACAGAGGAAAAACCAAAGTGCACGAATTGCCAGAGACtccactttggaaaatgcagacTTGAATCCAATTCTAATTCGGGAGCACCtgcatgtgggatatgcaagtctaAAGAGCACAAGTCGATAGAGTGCAAGAAGATAAAAAATGCCACATGCTACaactgcaatgagaaagggcatatcaaaaccaactgccctaagtACGCCAAGAAACCTGAAGAGGTCAAGAAGACAAATGCTAGAGTCTTTCGATTGGATGCCACAGAAGCGAttctagacgataacgtgatcacaa gatTTTTAGGAtcaataaaattctttgtcaaaagaaagcttactttgattggcaactgcgATACTTAG